A segment of the Lolium perenne isolate Kyuss_39 chromosome 3, Kyuss_2.0, whole genome shotgun sequence genome:
acaagtttagcatgctcactagtaaaggaagtggaggaacaagcaagcttttcaacatcaatgggatccttcattgatccaagagcctttttgtaggattcttgaagtagatcatggttctctccaagtttcttgagctcatccttgacaagcttgttagctctttcaaggtggtcaagatccctagtgagagaagcatgagcaacttcaagctcctcctttgaggcattgagctcttgggtcaataattgagccctatcaatagtttctaggtccttaactttatcaagttcataagtttcaatttgttgcttaaggccttgagatatgcacctttcgatttttagctcttgtcttaggagattgaatctccgttccttctcattcaaatgatattctaattcctcaatggactcatccttttctttgagtgagtccatcaagaaatcaaacttgacaagagcttcaccacgaagggtgcatctaacatcatagagttccttaagcacaattaattcatcttgattttcgttctcatcatcaagaacactagatagggaaggtggaggttccattaccttggtttcccttgccataagacaagagccaatggttgtagatgaggtagagtcatcggagtcatcatcttgagttatccttgccatgaaggaggatccaacatcattctccgtggagtagtccttgcagtagtcatatgtgaagagtgacccgggcttagagaaagccaaaccggccaccccagcctccttctcctcatcttcctcttcatcatcggacaagtactcggccccaacaaaggctcttcccttgttcttcttgtatcgatcattgattgggtttggcttcaatcttggcttgacccctttgatgaatcttggcttgtccacccttttctcataagggcactcatttgcaaagtggctatcttcatcacaattgtagcaagttctcttcttcttcttgtcattgaggagcatagggaacttagccttgtacttcttggcaaagaaagcaaagtcggtagccatgtcactagttgaagtcatctcttcctcttcttcaatctcatagtcttccttgctttcatgatcggccctagctttgagagcaaggttgtgtggcgcttcatggttgtgtgaggcttcatcaacacggttcattgccatgagcctctttcccgctttggccatgttttcattggcggccacataggagactagatcatcggagttgaggtcggcactcttggtcatgatttgcaagttgagtgcaaggttggtgtcttttgtttgacggcaatcatagcaatgaccttggactttatgaatgcttcattcatctcgaagccgtcattgtacttctcaacaccgagtcccttgacccttactctaagagcaccgagtcttgcataagcatcggccacggactctccttctcgaatcatgaattgatgagtctcttgctttgcggtctcataaagagcggattggatcaaatcggttccctcttggagtactacgattcgatcccacaactctttagcggactctatgcaattgacttgatcaaggagcttgcggttgatgccactcctaatcttgtcacgggcggaggcgttgagttgacggttgtagaattcggtggaggtcaaccgaatgggatcttgtggctcccggtatccatgaacaatgatctcccacaactccacgctgcagctgcgaatatgagattccatagaagatttccaaaaaggaaagtgagttccatcaaaatggggaacattcccactatggttcatatgaggcatgggtgaagcgtttttgggatagtcatggttgacttcgcgatagctccctagtgaggccgaagccgtactaggaggcccactagtcaagttcttaagcatggtagacatctctgccatttggctttgtagctcatcctcctttttcttcttctcggcatcatatgccaagaatctagatttcatctctttaaccgaaaggttagagttttcatctagaccctcgaatagcttttccatctcactcttaaggcggtgaagcccttaagaagagtccaggctctgataccaattgaaagtatagagatggtaaacctagagggggggtgaataggtttctacagattttaatcctttctttgcaatattaggctttgcggaatataaaggtgagcctaatgcaaactaggtgaagcaacctatatgaagatacaactatctcgagcacgaaggctctctcaggcagtttaaatcacaagtaaggagttcggttagagataaccgatagcacgcggagacgaggatgtattcccgtgttcccttgctttgcaacaaggtacgtcacgtttggaggggtggaggtcccacgaaggattctccacgccacgaaggctcaccctattctccggagcctatcccacgaaggaatagcacactcacttgtggtagactttgaggtagcctccaaaccttcacaatcttgcccggagcaaatccacaacccggatgcttccggactcctcttgcccacctagggtttccaaggaaccctaggaagcaagcttctcgatgaatacaagggggaatgagatttggcttggtagaacagtagatcgggtcctcctctagtgattccccggagggatttgagtttggatggaggaggagggagatcggaggcttttggtgtttctaataatggagtaagagagagagagctcaagaacagcttgtagtgtgttgcctactccttccaaggtaggagaaggggtatttatagtattcttcgaaatctggccgttgcaacttgccacctcagcattttcctcgacaaacccggttgaccggaccacagaccggttggaccggaccagcGACCGAATTCCCTTTGCGACGTCCTGGAGCTCCTTCGGTTGgaggccggttggcgcccggttggcgcccggtcgaccggacggagcgccggaTGCGCCGGTCTGTagtccggctgaccgggcggcaaccggatctgctggctcttcgtttggacctcggttggcgcccggttgaccggccagcacgccggactggccagttgctggcccggttggaccgggctgcagaccggatttctcctgtaacccctttttgattgttgttgaagtggggggtctcctttagccttcttgttcctttgatacaccatttacgcctcattgcctaatacctgagattatccttataaacatattaggccaaatactttagcacggtgtcatcgttaccaaaataatggataagggtaaaatacccttacacctactttaaaaaataaaattaacAGACTCAAAATAACTAGATCTATCCACAATCTCCTTCAGGATTGCACTATATCTGCAAAGATTATTTATCTTCATCATCTCAATCACCTCCTGGCAATCAGACGAGACCAATAAATTGGTCACACCTGAATCTTCAGGTAAACAGAGAGCCTCAACACAAGCCATTGCTTCCAACACAGTAGGATCAGAGAGACCATCAATTGTCCTTGCCGATGCTCCCATAAACTAGCCCTCAGAATTCCTACATACCGCACTGATAACCCCATGATCATTGTGCTTATCAACAGTTGCATCCACATTCAACTTCAGAATAGCATTAGGTGGAGCCACCCATCTCTTCAACACTTCCCTTCCCtgagccttcatcttcttcctttggAATAACACCAAGATCAGACATAAACCTCCTTATGAACTCATATGTACTTAGAGAGGACTGAAAAATATGTTCATGAATTGCCTTTCTGCGCACCGACCATATTGCCCAGAATGTCACCAACATCCATATAAATTTGTCATGATCCATTGTCTCCATCATGGAAAATAGCCACCCTTTAGGATCACAATCTTGattagaaatcatgtgctccgtcACCTCCTCATCTGCAAGAGCCCACACGCATCTGGCCATAGTACAGTCCATAAGAGAATGACTCCTTGTATCCTCCATCGCATTACAAATACTGCATCTTGACGTCACTGACATATGCCGGCTATGGAGAACATCAGCAGAGGGTAAACTATGATTAGCTAGTCTCCATGCAAAGTTGTGAATTTTGGACGGCCTTTACATTCCAAAGCATACACCAATTATTCCCCTCCTCCACATTTGTagaagaggatgacctgtggttcATCcaatcttcccgcctcttcttcgtTTGAATCAACATACGATATGCAGATTTGACAGTATAAAGACCCGTGCGCTCAAAGTGCTAGGCTCAATAGTCCTCTTGATTTATGGAACTCAACGGAATTGACTTGATTATCCGGGCATCAAAAGGAAAAAATGAGGCATGCAGAACCTCATCACGCTAACAGGCCGATGAGTGATCTATCAGTTCATGTACTTTGACGAGATTTGAGTTACCTCTACTCATTGTCATACGCAGATGCTCATCACGGGGGATCCAGTTATGAGACCAGATGTTGGTAGAAGCTCCATTACCAATCCGTTTGGTGAGCCCTTGTTTTAATACCCCAATTCCCTCATATGTATTTAAGCTTAAGATGTATGCACTTAAGCTTTGTGGATCTTGTAAAATTCTTCACGCTTGTCGAGCAAGCATTGCAAGATTGAAAATCTCCAAATCTCTAAAGCCAAGGCCTCCCATATATTTTGGCTGGTATCCCATGCCACCCATGTCGGTTCCTTTTTCCATCTTTACTCCCCCACGAAAACTTTCTGATCATTGTGTTGATATGCTCACAAAGGCCTCGAGGAAGCTTGAAACGGGACATAGCAAAGACCGGGACTGCTTGTACAACAGATTTAATAAGCACTTCTTTGCCCCCACAGATAAAATTAATTCTATCCATCCCTGTATTGTCGTCCATATTCTATCCTTCAAATATTTAAAAGCACCATTTTTGGACTTCCCAACATCAGATGGTAAACCCACATACTTATCATTAAGAGACTCATTTGTAACTTGAAGAATTCCTTTCGCCTCCTCCCTCAATTCAGCGGCACCCCTTACTGAAAAAAAATCCAGGACTTATCTCTATTGATCCGCTGTCCGGATGCACCACAGTATAATTGTAGTGTCTCATCCAATTCAACAACTGCTTCTTGATTTGCTTTGAAGAAAAGAAGACTGTCGTATGCAAATAACAGATGATTAATGGATGGCGCTGAATCCGCCACCACTAAACCCTTGCCCGATGTCTCTCTGTGTTGGAGGAAACACGATAATTCCTCCACTGCAAGCAAAAATATGGGATGTCCTTGCCGGATACCCCTTGTAGGATTAAAATTCTCCGTTCTTCCTCCATTAAATAAGATCGAGAATGAAACCGATCTTACTCCCCTCATCACCGTATCCACCCACTGCCTAGAAAAGTCCCACTCAACTCTATCCTAAGCTTTCATCACGATCTAATTTATGTGTGAGCAGAGGCAGCGATGAAGACGACGGGTAGCAGCGGCCCTCTTCAATCTGGGCCAAGACATGGGCTTGGCTTTGCGCTTTTTGTCTGGGCTTACGGCTTTTGCAGGGCTCAACCTccctcaaaagaaaaaaaaaaacccgGAATACGCTCTAAACCCCCCTTCCAAGGAACAGAAGAACAGAGCAGGAAATCCCTAACCCCCGTCCACGGCGAAGACATcccggcggcgatggcggcggctgcggcaaGGGCCGGATCCCGGCGCCTGTCCTCCATCTCGGCCCTCGTGCCACGGAAGCTGCTGACCCCTCCCGCCAAGGCCGACGCCCTGCCCAACCTCTTCGTCCCCGGTACGATTCTTGCTTCCCCTTCCCCCTTCCCCTTTCCCCTCGCCCCTTTCTTCCCTGTAACCACTCTCAGGCGTTGGTCGCCTCTACAGATTTAGGTCCTAGTAGCATGGTAGCAGTCTCCCTTCCCTGTATTTTGCTGGGGGTTCTTTAGCCAGGGCTTATTTATCAGCCCAAATATTCGATTTAACCTGATCTGGGGCCGTCGATTTCCCCATCTTGGTTCTTGCTTGCTCTACCTGTACACACGAGAaactttataacatgaaaataatgAACTTTAATCTTTACCAAGTACAGATTAAAGAAAGCCAAGTACAGTTATATTAACACCCTGGTAAGCACCATTCAAAGTTATTGCAGTTATACTATTATACTGCTGCGATTCTTCAGTTTATCATTAGGCGTAACTGAATTGTTGAATGTTATCGATCTTGTTGCACATATTCTTGTTCGATCAGCAAAAAGAGAGACTATAGTTCCCCATTCCCTATTTACTGCCAACTGTTACGGTTAGAAGTTTATATTTGTTGCCCTTTTGGGCTGTTTCCTTTCATGATAACCTTCTGGTGTACTCAACAGCTGGATTCTCATATTATTACTAATGATTTATAGGGTTAGGCAAGCAGACAACAGTTGGTGGACTTAGGGAAGCTTTTCTGAAGTCTGGCCAAAATGCACATGGTATGTTTTTCTTATACATGTGAGAATTGTTATTCTTCGCATGCTTGCATTCGTGCAGTATTTCTTCTGATTTAACTGAAGGCTAAACTATAGCAAGAAGCACATGGACACAGTAATTTTTTGTCTTGTGGTCATGCAATACATACTACTCATTTCTGCCAGAAGAACTATTGAACAAATACATCTTCTAGTCAGGATTTTATTGTTTTCTGCTAACACCTCTTAGCTTTAAATGATCTAGGATATAATGGAATATTCGGCTATTACCATGTGTCTATGCATAATTTATTCCTTATATGTGTGTTTAATCTTTTAATTTCACCAAAAGAATCAGTACAAATAGCTTCTGTATACCTGATTAGTGAATCTTCATTGGAACTATTTGATGGTTGCAATACTACAAGTATAAAATAATCTTCCATTCATCAAATCTATTTGCCTTCTCCAGTGAGCTACTGATAGTTGGATACCAACATACTATGATTATTCTACTTGTGTCCTTCAATTAAGTTGGGTCGTCCATGTTAATTTCTCTCTGTTCTGATTATAAAGGTGTTAAAGTAACAAAAAAAATCGTGTACTCTGTTGTTAAATCTGGACTGACGGATTTTTTCAATATTGTGCATCCTATGACCTTATTTAATGCTGATGGGGTTCTTTTTGGGTAAACATTCCAGCATCATCTTTACAAAATTCAAGGTGGTATATGATCAGTTCAAACCGTTCAGGTTCTCTGGCAGTGCGTAAAGAGTACCGCAAAGTTCTTCCTTCTTCAATAAGGCCATGTGCATCTTACTCCACACAAGCTTCAGAAAACAAACCAAAGCAGGTTTGCTAGTTCTATTTCTGTTTGCTGATTTAATTATTCTAATTATGCAATACGGGTTTCTTCTATGTTTTCTTGGTTGTGGTGACTCTTGTTATAATTTTGAGCATTGACAATGTTGTCCGTTTTTTTAATATGGTACTATGATTTGTCTGTGTACTGTGGAGTATGCCATATTATTAACCATGCGTCTATGCCACGTTGTGACCATTTGTAGTAGTGACTAATGATCACTCTCGCATACATGCAtaagctttactatgtttcttttCGTTTCATAAGTTTGATTCTGTTGGGATCAGTGCATCAGGAAGCTCCTGCATCGCTATTGATTAATGTACATGAGTTAGGGTTTTGACCTTACATTTTCCAGAATAGATTGTTACGGATTAATCTATTGCCACTGGAATGCATGTACTGAGTAGAATCTCTGCATTTGTCATTTGTGTTATCAGTGTAGGTAATTGCTTGGTGCTTTATCGTCTTTTTTGGTTTATTATCTTTCATTTTACCTACACCAGATTTCTTGAGGCATGAATTATTGATCTCATAGGACAAACTAATTGGGTTACTTATAGACTATGGTTTATCAGAAAGTCTCGAGTCTTGTGTGTTCCCTCTTCTTGTTATCCGACAACATTTTGGTGTACAAGAGCTGAGTATTGTGTATTCGCTCTCCATCAACAATATTAATCACCTAACaccttcattttcttcttttgagGCCCATTTTCGTGCATAACTACATCTAAACTGTAAATTATCTGTAAACTAtatttttatattttattagtTGTTTTTTGTTCCCTATGTCATGAATATATTTTCCTTACGGTGCATGTCATGCTGGATCATTTTCCTACTGCTTATAGAACACTGCCCTCTTTATCCTCAGGAGAAAACAGACTTGACAACAACTGAAGATCCCTTTGATGCCCCTACCTATAATATACCTGAGAAGCCAGTGACATTTGCTGAGGGGGCCTCTTACAGTGTTGTAATACTCGCTGGGCTTGGAGTTGCTGCGATGGCGGGATATGCTGTTTTCAAAGAGCTTATTTTTGAACCGAAAGAGTATGTATTTTGCATTCTTTCAATTGAGCTTAAGGATGCCAAATGACATGATTTGTGAGAAACATGGCAATACATATGAGCATGTTTAGTTCATAGCACACATTTGCCAAACTTTGCCGCAAGTGTGGCAGCTGTTTATTTCACTGCCACAGTTGTGGCATGAAACGCCTTCTTAGTAGCCTGCCCCACCTGTCATAGGCCCATACTTTTGCCAAATCTTGGGGCAATTTCTTGGCCACACTTTTTATGGCTTGCCACAACTTTAGAGAAGACAGTAGTTACTATATTTAGAGAAGCACTACAAGCTATCTAGCAAGAGCATCTGAAGTGTTGGGAATATGTCCAAGCCCTATGAAGTATGAAGTGCCACATCAGGCAGACGCTAAATTTGCTTTGTCTTCAGTTTTTATCATCTATCGTACAACACTCCAAGGTGGGACCCACAACTAAATAACTAATCTTTTTTCTCCTTTTCCTATCTCACTTCCCCAACCCTCCACCATGCTCTTGCTGGTACATCAGTTTACCTTGTCCCTGTTATCGTCTTCAATGGCACATCGCACATCACCTTATGTCTACCAAATATACTCTTTTAATTGAATTATGTAGCAGCCTTTCTCATATTAAAATATGTAACACTACATCTCTGAATTCTACAATTTTATGGCAGCTAATGTTATGTGTTAATCTGGTTGCCTCTGATTGTTTATTACCAACATGTAACTATTTCTTCTCTTGGTTTTGTACTTTTGTGCCACCCCTCGTCACTTGGTTGATATACTAGACGCTTCAGACTTGCAGCAAACTATGCGCTCTTTGATAACCAAAGCTACGTCGTTTGCATCTCTTGGCATACTTTAACCAGTACTTGGGTTCTCCTTGAAGATGACAAAGCAATAACTTGATTGTTAACTCTTTTTTAGCACGTTGTTAATCTTTGCATACTTATTGATAATCGTGCTGCCTGATATTCTTATTATCTTGTGTATCACATAAGAAGTTTTTGTATGCTTAAACATCTCGATCTTTGTACATGGCATGGTTGTTCTTGTTGCCTTATGGCTAATTTCCCTATGTGGTTTACGGCATTCATCTTTCTGGAAAATGCATGTAGCCCTGTGCAATCTGAATGGGAGATTGCTTAACGTTGCTATTCTTGCACAGGTACAAGATTTTTGGGAAAGCTCTAGCAAGAGTTCAGAGTGATAGTCAGGTTTGTGGGTGTTAATGTTATTTCTATTTTCCCCTGGCATGCTGTTGTTCCTCTCTTATTGTACTTTGTATATTCGCATGATTTTTTAGGTTACGGCAAAAATTGGTTACCCAGTAACTGGTTATGGTACGGAATCCAGAAACCGTGCAGCTCGGCAGCGCATACAAAACAGGGTTTGGACAGATGAGGACGGTGTTGAACATGTGGAGGTAGCATAAATTCCTGTCTCTACTCTCTACTGCTGTGCGCCCTTCAATTATGTGCTTCCTTGTGCATCAAGATTACGGCAGCTAAGTCAATGAAAACGGACATGGTTTGCTGTGAGGAGCTGCAATAGTTAGTGTGACACTTCCTCTCTGATGGTGCGTTAGCAGCATTATGGTAATGAGCGAACGACCTGCTTG
Coding sequences within it:
- the LOC127343149 gene encoding probable mitochondrial import inner membrane translocase subunit TIM21, which gives rise to MAAAAARAGSRRLSSISALVPRKLLTPPAKADALPNLFVPGLGKQTTVGGLREAFLKSGQNAHASSLQNSRWYMISSNRSGSLAVRKEYRKVLPSSIRPCASYSTQASENKPKQEKTDLTTTEDPFDAPTYNIPEKPVTFAEGASYSVVILAGLGVAAMAGYAVFKELIFEPKEYKIFGKALARVQSDSQVTAKIGYPVTGYGTESRNRAARQRIQNRVWTDEDGVEHVEVAFFIRGPHGAGKVFAEMFKDDSDRTWKFTFLLVEVTSPRPAQIMLESYIPA